The nucleotide window TCTAGCAATTGTTATTCATGCATCCTTTCTGGACACTCCATCATCCTTTTGACTCAACAGTCCCATTTGTCCAATTCCTCCATATTCAGAGGTATAATACTGGTGACTGATGAGAGTGGAGGCCCAGCCCTCATAGACAAGGTCACCTAGTCTGGCTTATAGTTGGTCAAGATGATCATTTTGTCAGTCTTCGGGACCCATATCGCTTCAGTTGGTCATGTTGTATTCTTGACATAATCCATGTTTAATCTGGCAGAGTACCATGTGCCCCGTATGCCACTGtcaatgtgtgtatatatatatttttttctctctctctcaaaatacCTATATATGTAATTTCATTAGTGTGGGGACTTTCACACTGCCTATCACAAGTAGAATAGAACTTGTAAGTGTGCAGAATTTCCCAGGACCCTCCAGTGCAGAAGTTATTCAGGGCTTGAGAATCTCTTAGTCTAGGATGCTTTTGATTTTGAAGCAGTTCCTCTCATTCTCAGATGCACATTAAATGGTGTCTGATTATGGGTGTAACCCTCTACCCATATTACGTGAGAAATCAGCCTTTCGAAAATGACACCTTGaacactcaaaaaaaaaagatttatttaaaaaaataattatggcTTCCTGCTGTagaatgttctttctttctatctttttttttttttaaaacgaATGCATTTAATACCAAGTACAAAACTGCTGGAGCAACATTAAGCCATAATCTGAAATCTGTACATAGATCAGTGTTTCTGTGTTTCTCAACAGGAATCTGCTGGATCTCTTCCATACTCCACAATTTTTAAAGCTGACCAGAGAGAGAACAGAAGTGCAGATCTTTTCTTTACAATTCTGTCTTTAGTAACTTCAGGGCTTTCTTCATGTTGTCAAGcactaagagaaaaagaaacacacGGATGAAGTAGGAGGGCAGTGGTACTATAGTCAATAAGATGATGCAGATGTGATCAGGAAAATATGGAAACATGGTGGACTTCTGTGTCGCCTACTGGGCTCGTGGGGAAAATATTGGGTAAAATCAGAGAAGGGTTGTGTCGCCAAAAATCAGTTGGAGTTGGTGATTGTTCTCTCAGGCTCTTGAATAACAAAACTTCTTTTCCTTAGCAGAAAATGTTGGGGGTCAATCTAGAATTTATCTTTCAGCCACATCTTTCTGATGTTGCCAAAAGGACCAAAATCAGACCTGTCAAAATGGGGAATGGGCATCATAGAAAGAAGAGGAACTTGTTAATGTGGCTCTAAAGAATATTCCCTGATTCATTCACCTGAGGACAGACCCCATTATCATTCTGCAGCCATTTCAGAGGACACCCTGGTAGACTGACTTGGAGCCCCACAAGTGCTCATTGATGTCACCTTTCCCATGGGGCATGAAATTAGCCTGTATGCCACTTGGAACAAATCAGACTCATTGCTCCAAATCTGCGTGCTTGGATATTGGGATTTTTCTCAATGGAGTATTCACCTTGgtgtcagttcatataaaaacttataaaatatGATCAGACTCAGTTTCTAAGTAGAAGGAATTACATTGGCAATGGGGGGGGGTCTCCCCAAAGTCACATGATAGCATAATGCTTCCTCATATATAAATGTAGAGACAGAAAAGGTTTTGCACTGATCAGGATTATAGAAGAAAAACCAGAATAGGTGTTGGAAGATAAATGCTCTAAGAAGGCAGGAAGGCTGGGGAGGAGTTTAATCTTTTGCTCTTCTTGAAGCCATTAATGTGTCAGATAGAGGAAGTGGGGGTGGTTCTAGGGAGCAAGTAGGACTTCTTAGCCTCCTACTTCCACATagctcctgtttttttttaattttagttaaaatttttaaGGTAGAGACCCCCCAAAATCTTTGAGAAGACAGACGTTACTTATGCAAAGTTAAACGGGAATGATGGATTTTCTAACTCTAAGTCAGGCAGGCCTCTGGAGCCATGGCCTTCAAATTAGCACCAGATACAGGTAGGTAAAATAAAAAAGCCTTCAGACACCCTGGCTGCCTTTGCTTGACTTCTGgtctcatttttgttgttgttgtgtcatTTTTCAGCCCTATCTAATGtttttgtgaccttatttggggctttctggacaaagatactgcaagagtttgccatttccttctccagcccatcttacagatgaggaaactgatgcaaacagggttaagtggcttgggcAGGCTCATACATCTAGTAGATATTTGAGGCTGGAGTGGAACTCGGACTTCGTCTTCCAGGtccagccctctttccactgtaccacctagctgcccttagtcACTCATTGCCTTAACGTTAAAAGAACAGCCTCTCCTTGTCCCTGAGAGTATTTTGGAAACATCTATATGAAGACTGCCAGAATGGAGGAGAACAGAGAATATTTTGGATCCTGTGACTCCTCGAAGGGCCCTTTCTATCACCCGACGATGCTTTCTGATTCTCCTGCCCCCCTTGCAATACCACCCCGTTTCTTCCCTCCTCTGGGGTGATACGTACACAATGGAGCATCAGTAGGTTCATAAGCGTAGAGCCGGTTGGAGTATCTGCCTGTAATATCTGCTCTCACCGTCAAGGATGGATCTGCAGAGGAGAACGAAAGCTCCTTTTAGTTTCCAAGTAGACCTTATTGTGGGAAGAAGCCTAAACAGCCATTTCCTGTGAAAAGGAACATGACTGGGTGGGTCATCCTGACTGCAACAGTGCTTTCATGGAGTCTCGCACTATTCCTCTGGAAGGCAGGAGCCAGGACAAGCCCAGAAGAGTTAACTGGTCAGTGCATGATGTTACAAAGGGACGTGTGGCACAGGTCCTGGAGGATTAGTGGGTCTGCAGCCCTCAGAAAAGCCCGGTGACTCCTTATTCAGGTGGAGAGGCAGAGGAAGGGGTGGACAGAATTCTTCTGGGCAGGCAGAGTTGTGGattctcagagctggaagaaaccccAGACCCCTGTTGGTTTAATTCTATCTGCTCAAGAATCTACTTTCCAACCACTCAGCAAGTGGTCATCCGGCTTCGTAAATCTGTGAGCATTCATTAAGCAATTATGATGTAATGGTTCGTATTTATAGagggtgctttaaggtttatgaagccTTTTCTATTTGCTCCTACATTTAATTGTCACCATCTCCCTGGGAAGcacttgctattattatccccatgtcacagatgtagaaactaaagccaatggaagttaagggacttgcccagggtctcatagctagtaactAGCTAAAACAGGATTTACACTTAGGCTCTCCTACCctgtatctactgagccacacagctgcttGGTGCTTGAAGACTTGTGTGGAggtgggaatggggagggggaggtggtGAGTAGCCACGACCTCTCAAGGTGGCCCATCCTACTTTTGGGACAGGTTCAATTAATAGAAAGTTTGGTGCAAAGCAGTCTAAATCTGCTTCTGAAGAATAACGTGTGTACACCCACGTCTGAGAAAGCaccaataaatagaaacaaacaaggcATAGTTTTATGTTATGGGATGGAgctttctctaatgggggagaggagggagggatggagatacctgggaattttaatgtaattaaaattatattttaataatgataatattatgtgtattattatttattatatacttacatataataaataaatatatttatttgttatgtgttatatattatattatgatatattatatataataaatttatttattatatatcatatcatatataataataaacaaatacatttgAAAAACCACAACTCCTGCCATGTGTTTGGCTTTACAGAGAACATGTTTATCTTTTCTCCCGGGTCTGCCCCAGCTCCTCCAACTGATCCTCCTTTGACAAGAGCCCAAACCTGCCTTAAATCAGTCTGGCCGCCCTCCTAGTCACAGACTCTCAGAGGTAGCTGAGCCTCCCAGGGCAGCCTGGCCAAGCTGNNNNNNNNNNNNNNNNNNNNNNNNNNNNNNNNNNNNNNNTcctatcttattttctttctttctttctttctttctttctttctttctttctttctttctttctttctttctttctttctttctttctctcttccttcctccttccctcccttgaaGTTACTTTAGAAATTATATGGATTTAGTGAATAAAACACTTTATTTTTCAATGACATTTAAAATAGAATGTATCTGGAAAAGGTAGCAGTTAGAGAAGGTACTAGGAATTGTGTCGGAGGAGGAATATTCTTGTGCCCAGAGAAAGTGCCTCAAACAGACTCAGGGCAAAAACAAGTTCAGGCCAGATGTAGGGAGAAGATCTCAGATCTTGGGATCCAAGTTCCTATGAAGGACAGTGGAAAAAGAGTGAAAGGCCATTgctagggtggggtggggggaggagggcaggGCTGTTCTGGGATAGGGAGTTCACACTCACTAGAAAGTgatttccttttgttccttcaatGATGTGGTAATAATAAAATGCCTGACACATTTTGAGATAACCTAGTAAGAGTTCTAAATCAAGCAACTGGATTAAAGATTGTGCATGTGATTGTGGATATACATAGAGAGAGTTTATATATTCTACAGTCTGAACCAAGGACAAATTGCTACTTGATAGGACAGGTGATATCATGGAAAGCACTTTCCATTTAACTGAGAACATGTGTTCACATAATAtacgcacacatatatacatatctgtaaatatgcacatatacaaacacatcAATATACTATACACACAGGCTGTCCTGAAAGTTTTAGAGCCCCTTTAAGTTTGAATAACTTTAGCTGTCTAAATACAACAAATGTACCAAAATGATCACTCAGaagtttcattatttatatttctttttctcttaggtTTGCGAATTTTTATCACAAAATGTTCACTTTAATTTGAACCAAATAGGGCACCCTGCCAGTGGATGTGTGCCAGATTTTGGGTGACACTTTCTCAAACTGGAGGATCAGTAGAGGAAGTTCTCTCACTTCAGccacctcagttttctgatcaaTCTATctcagtcattcccaaagtgggcgccactgccccctggtgggtattGCGGTGATCCAGGGcaggcaatgatggccacaggtgtatttatctttcctattaattgctattaaagttaaaaaaaattaatttccagggggctaagtaatattttttctggaaaggaggtggtaggtcaaaaaagtttgggaaccgctgatcTAGCTCCATcaacctccatttttttttttttttttgtgggactCATGTGAAAAGTGGCATGAATGCATCAAAACCGTTGGAAGATCTTGGATACTCAGGATTGTAAATTCAATCCTTTGATCCCTGGGAAACAGTTGGTGAAAGGTCAAAATAGTTCAAAAAGTGACCGGAAAGATATTTAGCACAAGACAGTGGTTCAGTTGGATTTTAACAAGAAACatatcaatcttttaaaaatgtaaataataaaccTTTCAAATGCAAACATAGAGTCATCTTTCTACCAGCCCATTTGATGTGCCCACAAGTCATTTTGTGAAATCAAGGATAGACTGGAAAAATTTGACAAATGAAGGCTCTTCATGAccatcaaaaacaaaatcaaggacGTTTAACTTACAATTAGATTGAGAAGAATAAATTTGTCTGCCAGCTTCTGGATTTCATTACTTTCTGCAAACACTTTCTTCAAAGCTGCAATAAAAGGGCAGATTTTTAAGCCCCCAGCACCAGAGATGATGCCTCCACCCCAGGCCCCAACGGAGTGTGCGTTTGTGAGTAACAATGACCAAAGGAAGTAATAAGAACACTTCATAATTGTTCTGGTTGGGCTTTTGAGGTGGTCCTACAGTCAGGCCAAATGGACCTCCTCATTCATCATCGTGGGAGTTATCGTGCCCTGCTTTGTGTTAAGCTGACCACTTAGCTTTTTCCACATATTATATCTAAAGCAATTCTGCACCACAGACTACAGTTGGTGTGGCTCCTATTCCAGTGGTTTCCAGAAACACATGGAAGGAAGCTTTGAAGTcacttataattattttataacaatggggttctccaccccaccccctacccccttCTGCTGGCTGTACCTTGACTGTGTGGGCACTCTTCCAAGTGGTGAATAATCATCAAGGGCTTGTTGctaggagagagaaggagagggagcgagagagggaaggggcagggaaagagaggaaggagagaagaagggagagaagagaaacagagtaGACACAAGAGAAAGATGGggaaatggggagagggagaaggagataaaaggcagagggagaggaaagggaacagatgagagagagacagagacagagagtagggggagaaggaagaggagtagagagacaaggagagagagagagaaaagaagaagtgATGGGGAAAGTCAGTTAGTTGCTATTCACGTGATAAAGATGCGTTTTTGATTTAGAATACCCTATAAATGGAGATTGTTTCATGTAGAGATGAAATGACAACTAGATGGTGCTAGTGGGAcccttttcaagaaaaaaaggacCACAGCAGCCTTAGGTTGAGGCAGCCAAACTGGCTGCCATTGCTGATCCTCCTTTCACACATGATAATCCACTTCCCACCTTGCACAGCCTCTCTGGGatgccctctctcttcccttccctgcctTGGAACCTCTAAAGATCAGCTTAGATGTGGCCTCCTCCAATGGGTTGTAACAGATTCTCCCCATTATTGGCAATCTCTCTTTCCCAAAACACTTTGTATTGACTTTGTGTATGCATTGTATCAACAttgtatatactttgtatttccttatttttgtagGTATTTTCCGCCTgggcagaatgtaagctctttgagggcagggactatttggGTTTTGTCTTTCCACTTAGAAGAGGCTTCTTAAACGGGGGCAGTTTACCTGGTCTTTGCCTTGTATAAGGCTTCTTCATAGGTCTGAGTCCAGAAAAGTTTGTCGCCCCAGCCTAGAGGGAAACCAACAGACAGTTACCAGGTTGATCATTTCAGATTGAAAGCATCAGACGATGTGGCAGAGCTTCAAGGCAGATCTGGACACGCCATGTTAAAGAAAGGCTTTGACTTCCAAAAACTCAGTCTTAGAAACAAAGCCAAGGAGGACCATAATACAAACTAAGCTCTGGGGGATTCGTTGCCAGCATCTGCAAGGCCAGCCTACACCAGCCCACCAGGACAGCAATAACAATAGCAAGCAAGAGGAGAAAAAGCAGTTCCTACCTCGAGAGAGGGTCTGGGGAAATTTGGGCTGAGTTTCCTCCTTCTTTGCCCCGGGTTTTGGTGTAATATCTTTGGCTAGTGTGTGAGAGACGGCTACCAAGAGCAGGAACGTGGATACTGAAATCTTCTCCATGGCTAATGCTGAaagatgggaaagaaggaaaaaagtgacTGACTTTTCAAAATCTCAGAGAAGGATCCAAGTTGTTATAGAAACTGGGCTTTGCTATCTGTGTTATAGAGGCCACCTCTGCTAGTCTGCTCAGCTGAGGAAATAAGGTTTCACCAAGCTAGTGATACCTGGCTTTATGGTCTCTGATTATGTATGTTGTCAGAACACTGAGAGTTTGTTTTCAATGAGCTCTTTAAAATAGGCCAATTATACGGCTCTATAATAATCAGCTGGAACCTCTACCCTCCTCTTTTCTATTCTGATGCTGTAATAGACAGGTTACTTTCATcttgctgagcctcagtttcttaatctggaaCATAAGACTAATAATATTCCCCAAACTAGCTATGGCCACCAtttgttatgaggaaagtgctCCTCAGAATTCCATTAAAGGACTTCATTGACATTGAGTCATCATCACTATCACTCCTGTGATCACTGTTGTGATCTTCATCCCTAGCATCCTCAGAAATGCCCTCCTCATTATCATCAGTACCACTATCAGCACAATCATTGCTCCTATTGTCATGGCCATCAACATCACCACTATCttgcctcctccttctcttcctcctcctcctcctcactgaCACCATCGATGGATGTCATTCTATCCGCCCACCATTAACATGGCCAGCATCATCAGAGCCTTCTCCTCCACATTGTCCCTCTACCTGTCATTATTTGTCACAAATACCCCTAGTAGCATCCTTGTCATCACTAGCATCATTCTCAtcatcttcttcctctatttttttgaATGACAAAAAATGGAGGAGGTTCATCCAAAAACATCACTATTAGGAATGGTAAGTGAACTGATAGTTTCATTTAGAGACAATCAACCTTGTTACTGCCAATCTATTCGATCCAGAAACATTTCTTAAACACCAAATGTGTCCAAAACATTTGGGATGCAGAGACCCAAACAAAACCATTTGTGCTCCCAAGCATACGCTATGTATATACACAGATAGGCATAGTACAAGAATATTtgagtgaggaggaggaggaggaggaggaagaagaggaggagagagagacagagacagatggagagagagagaggagaggagaggagaggagagaaggttgGGTTTCTTGGAGGAGGTGCCTCTTGAGTTGAGGACTACAAACCCTGTTTCTACTCTGCATGAAGAGGGTACAAATTAAAGGTCTCTTCTGATCCTGAAATTCTCTGTGATGATGTGCTGCGCAGGACCAGCACTGGTCTAGCTTTCTTGATTGTAGTCTAGAACATTCTAAATTTAGCTCATAAAAGTTGCTGAACTCCAGATTCTAGAGCTTCAGCAAGTATCTGAGAAAGAGCTGGCTGAATGGA belongs to Gracilinanus agilis isolate LMUSP501 chromosome 5, AgileGrace, whole genome shotgun sequence and includes:
- the LOC123249716 gene encoding anterior gradient protein 2 homolog, whose amino-acid sequence is MEKISVSTFLLLVAVSHTLAKDITPKPGAKKEETQPKFPQTLSRGWGDKLFWTQTYEEALYKAKTSNKPLMIIHHLEECPHSQALKKVFAESNEIQKLADKFILLNLIELGSQDLRSSPYIWPELVFALNPSLTVRADITGRYSNRLYAYEPTDAPLLLDNMKKALKLLKTEL